DNA from Pseudoalteromonas marina:
TGTTTTTGATGTAATGAATACCATGTTGCATTGTGTTAGTGAGCTACTATTAAGTGATATGTGTTTATTTACTAATGGGCGTTTTTTAATACTGCGCTTAGTGAGTGCAACATCAGCAATGTTGATGAATGTTTCGTCTGGGCTACATAATGTAAAGTTATTATTATGATACGTCGGTGTTACCCAATGAGCGAATCGAGCAAAGTTATATAAAAAACCAGCCTTGAGCATATACTCTTTCTCAGTCGCAGCACTATTAGCACTAAAAAATAGTGTTAATGTAATTAATAGCCCGTTGAGTAAAAGTTTTAATAGCTGCATTAAATAATCTTAAAAGCTGGCTTTAATTGAAAATGTTATACATTCATCAATGTAGTTAGGCAATGTGTAGGTTTCACGAGTGTTGTTATACTCTATGTGAGAGCCTGCAAACAAGTTTTTACCCGACAAAGCCGTAGACCATATTTGGTTAATTTGATAATTCCAGGTTATATCCATTGTAGTGTAACGGTCGG
Protein-coding regions in this window:
- a CDS encoding YfiR family protein, with product MQLLKLLLNGLLITLTLFFSANSAATEKEYMLKAGFLYNFARFAHWVTPTYHNNNFTLCSPDETFINIADVALTKRSIKKRPLVNKHISLNSSSLTQCNMVFITSKTYQDWVNTPGLTYQNILLVGESDGFIENNGHIRFFLSSGKVRFEISPNNLKSNGLTISSKVLRLARIVDS